One stretch of Flavobacterium sp. 9 DNA includes these proteins:
- the fumC gene encoding class II fumarate hydratase — MKYRIEKDTMGEVQVPADKYWGAQTERSRNNFKIGPSASMPHEIIEGFAYLKKAAAYANYDLGVLPIEKRDAIAAVCDEILAGQLNDEFPLVIWQTGSGTQSNMNVNEVIANRAQVLKGFNIGEGEQFIKANDDVNKSQSSNDTFPTGMHIAAYKMIVETTIPGVEKLHTTLVKKAAEFKDVVKIGRTHLMDATPLTLGQEISGYAAQLSFGLKALKNTLAHLSEIALGGTAVGTGLNTPKGYDVKVAEYIAKFTNHPFITAENKFEALAAHDAIVETHGALKQLAVSLNKIANDVRMLASGPRSGIGEIHIPENEPGSSIMPGKVNPTQCEALTMVCAQVIGNDMAIAVGGMQGHYELNVFKPVMAANFLQSARLLGDACISFDEHCAQGIEPNYKRIKELVDNSLMLVTALNTKIGYYKAAEIAQTAHKNGTTLKDEAVRLGYVTPEDFDAWVKPEEMV; from the coding sequence ATGAAATACAGAATAGAGAAAGATACGATGGGAGAAGTTCAGGTTCCAGCCGATAAATATTGGGGAGCACAAACAGAACGTTCCCGAAATAATTTCAAAATCGGACCATCGGCATCAATGCCACACGAAATCATTGAAGGCTTTGCTTATCTTAAAAAAGCTGCCGCTTATGCAAACTATGATTTAGGCGTTTTACCAATCGAAAAACGTGATGCGATCGCAGCCGTTTGCGACGAAATTCTTGCCGGACAATTAAACGACGAATTTCCGCTTGTAATCTGGCAAACCGGTTCAGGAACACAAAGTAACATGAACGTTAATGAAGTTATTGCCAATCGTGCACAAGTTCTAAAAGGATTTAATATTGGCGAAGGCGAACAATTTATCAAAGCCAACGATGATGTTAACAAATCACAATCATCAAACGACACTTTCCCAACCGGAATGCATATTGCAGCTTACAAAATGATTGTTGAAACCACAATTCCCGGTGTCGAAAAATTACACACGACTTTAGTTAAAAAAGCAGCAGAATTTAAAGATGTTGTCAAAATTGGACGTACACATCTTATGGATGCAACACCATTAACATTAGGACAGGAAATCTCAGGATATGCCGCTCAATTATCATTCGGATTAAAAGCGCTTAAAAATACTTTAGCTCACTTATCAGAAATTGCTTTGGGCGGAACCGCAGTAGGAACCGGATTGAATACTCCAAAAGGATACGATGTAAAAGTTGCTGAGTACATTGCGAAATTCACGAATCATCCTTTCATCACAGCCGAGAATAAATTTGAAGCTTTGGCTGCTCACGATGCAATTGTAGAAACACACGGCGCTTTGAAACAACTGGCAGTTTCTTTGAATAAAATTGCAAATGATGTTAGAATGTTAGCTTCTGGACCGCGTTCAGGAATTGGCGAAATCCATATTCCGGAAAACGAACCTGGATCATCAATCATGCCCGGAAAAGTAAACCCAACACAATGCGAAGCCTTAACAATGGTTTGTGCACAAGTAATAGGAAACGATATGGCAATTGCCGTTGGCGGAATGCAAGGACATTATGAACTAAATGTCTTCAAACCTGTAATGGCAGCAAACTTTTTACAATCTGCAAGACTTTTGGGCGATGCTTGTATTTCCTTCGACGAACATTGCGCACAAGGAATCGAACCAAACTACAAACGAATAAAAGAACTTGTAGACAATTCGTTAATGTTAGTTACCGCTTTAAATACAAAAATCGGTTATTATAAAGCCGCCGAAATTGCACAAACAGCTCACAAAAACGGAACTACTCTAAAAGACGAAGCCGTTCGTTTGGGTTATGTAACTCCCGAAGATTTTGACGCGTGGGTAAAACCGGAGGAAATGGTTTAA